A segment of the Effusibacillus pohliae DSM 22757 genome:
TTTTAAAATAACCTTTAATCCACCCTTGGTTATTTATAATTAGTGGAGGTATCAAAAGTTCTCTTGGGTTTAATTCAGTTGGCATTACCACTTGTTGTGACGGGTTTTTGTAAATATAAATTAGGTTACAAAGAATCACAAGATCCTTGCTTGGCATATTAGTTTTAATAACTTTTCCATAAAAATACAATCCATTTTTTGGTTGAACTACAAACACGTCTCCTGGATTTGGTTTTTTTCTTGATGGTTGCATTTTGACAAGTAAATCAAATTCCATTCACCACAACCCTCCCCTTAGAATCCCCGTTGTTTAAGCCAAGCTTCCCCCCATTGAACAGCTTCATTATACCAAGGCCTTTTTGGACTGATACTGTTAATTTTGTTACTAAACTGAGGATTTCTGTTAATCAACACTTGTTCTATTGCCTTAGCTTGCCT
Coding sequences within it:
- a CDS encoding immunity 26/phosphotriesterase HocA family protein; the protein is MEFDLLVKMQPSRKKPNPGDVFVVQPKNGLYFYGKVIKTNMPSKDLVILCNLIYIYKNPSQQVVMPTELNPRELLIPPLIINNQGWIKGYFKTIGSMPVTNEDLAVNFGFKDFLTKQFVDELGNPLGYEPELWTDYGLGSYGVVADKIHKILKEDQNL